One Fundidesulfovibrio terrae genomic window carries:
- a CDS encoding protein-disulfide reductase DsbD family protein, with amino-acid sequence MHGFLTVLALLLALASPLRAQPTPVSTSWELASLPGGGLVAVLWLTPGQGYKTYGNEPSEAGMPTRVQATLTPRGTPLPVLYPPGKATLDLFEKDKTVAVYDGPTPIFVPLPADAPPEFGLEAKVSLLACTDTSCWPMSIETTFSSKEAPSPAPADKQPWWGRFADLARQSPSTPVLESVAKAAPAATDWTFSPRSASPRLEVNGLLKALPLAFLAGFILNLMPCVLPVACLKLSSLLAACSLDQGCDRHAKIRSHNVFFALGILAYFCVMAVVLGAAEMAWGQLFQQPGLILGAAAVLFSMGLSLFGVFHLPVVDLKIGARPGHSPKTQALATGFLATLLATPCSGPFLGGVLAWTLLQPVAVVMTVFVGIGVGMASPYLVLAARPELTRFVPRPGAWMNHLEKLAGFLIMATCLYFLTILPQALLLPALAALLATAFACHAWGAWTNLSQGPFTRWAIRTAAMALAVGACFWALTPPAPETAVWRPFDKAAFNQALGKENLLLDFTADWCPTCKALEKTVLAGDAVAKLQKRHGFIAMRVDLTREDPEAMALLRALGSASIPVAAAFPKGEEAKKPVVLRDLFTSGQLGEALKEAFGEGK; translated from the coding sequence ATGCATGGATTTTTGACGGTTCTGGCCCTTCTGCTGGCCCTGGCTTCCCCCCTGCGGGCGCAGCCCACGCCGGTCTCCACCAGCTGGGAGCTGGCCTCCCTGCCGGGAGGCGGGCTCGTGGCCGTACTCTGGCTCACCCCTGGGCAGGGCTACAAGACCTACGGCAACGAACCCTCCGAGGCGGGCATGCCCACCCGGGTCCAGGCCACGCTCACCCCCAGGGGCACTCCCCTGCCGGTGCTCTACCCGCCCGGCAAGGCCACCCTCGACCTCTTCGAAAAGGACAAGACCGTGGCCGTGTACGACGGCCCCACCCCCATCTTCGTGCCCCTGCCCGCCGACGCCCCGCCGGAGTTCGGCCTGGAGGCCAAGGTGAGCCTGCTGGCCTGTACGGACACCAGCTGCTGGCCCATGTCCATCGAGACCACCTTCTCATCAAAGGAGGCGCCCTCACCCGCTCCCGCGGACAAGCAGCCCTGGTGGGGCCGGTTCGCCGATCTGGCCCGGCAGTCCCCGTCCACGCCGGTGCTGGAGAGTGTGGCCAAGGCCGCCCCGGCGGCGACGGACTGGACCTTCTCGCCCCGCTCCGCCAGCCCCCGGCTGGAGGTGAACGGCCTGCTCAAGGCCCTGCCCCTGGCGTTTCTGGCCGGCTTCATCCTGAACCTCATGCCCTGCGTGCTGCCCGTGGCCTGTCTGAAGCTCTCGAGCCTGCTGGCCGCGTGCTCACTGGACCAGGGATGCGACCGCCACGCCAAGATCCGCAGCCACAACGTCTTCTTCGCCCTGGGCATCCTGGCCTATTTCTGCGTGATGGCCGTGGTTCTGGGCGCGGCGGAGATGGCCTGGGGGCAGCTCTTCCAGCAGCCGGGGCTCATCCTGGGCGCGGCTGCCGTGCTCTTCTCCATGGGGCTTTCGCTCTTCGGGGTGTTCCATCTGCCCGTGGTGGACCTGAAAATCGGCGCGCGCCCCGGCCACAGCCCCAAGACCCAGGCCCTGGCCACGGGTTTTCTGGCCACGCTCCTGGCCACGCCGTGCTCCGGGCCATTTCTGGGCGGCGTGCTGGCCTGGACCCTCCTGCAGCCCGTGGCCGTGGTGATGACCGTGTTCGTGGGCATCGGCGTGGGCATGGCCTCGCCCTACCTGGTGCTGGCCGCGCGGCCCGAGCTGACCCGCTTCGTGCCCCGCCCCGGAGCCTGGATGAACCACCTGGAGAAGCTGGCCGGATTTCTCATCATGGCCACCTGCCTCTACTTCCTGACCATCCTGCCCCAGGCCCTGCTGCTTCCGGCCCTGGCGGCGCTGCTGGCCACCGCATTCGCCTGCCACGCCTGGGGGGCCTGGACCAACCTGTCCCAAGGCCCCTTCACCCGCTGGGCTATCCGGACGGCTGCCATGGCCCTGGCCGTGGGCGCGTGCTTCTGGGCCCTTACGCCCCCGGCGCCCGAAACCGCAGTCTGGCGCCCCTTCGACAAGGCCGCCTTCAACCAGGCCTTGGGCAAGGAGAACCTGCTCCTGGACTTCACAGCGGACTGGTGCCCCACCTGCAAGGCGTTGGAGAAGACGGTGCTCGCTGGCGACGCCGTGGCCAAGCTCCAGAAACGTCACGGCTTCATCGCCATGCGCGTGGACCTCACCCGCGAAGATCCCGAGGCCATGGCGCTCTTGCGCGCCTTGGGTTCGGCCTCCATCCCCGTGGCGGCGGCCTTCCCCAAGGGCGAGGAGGCGAAAAAGCCCGTGGTCCTGCGGGATCTGTTCACGTCGGGCCAGTTGGGCGAGGCCCTCAAGGAAGCTTTCGGCGAGGGGAAATAA
- a CDS encoding putative Na+/H+ antiporter, whose amino-acid sequence MPATILGTAAFAAAVVHTFLAGRFLKRSRLESPHQGLWHLLGEVEAVFGFWAAVFLALLALVTGPSAAIGYIESISFTEPAFVFAVMVVASTKPIVSAATRAIMGLAARLPLPMGVAACFTALTAGPLLGSLITEPAAMTVTALILYLVFFHHPLPEIFKYALAGTLFVNISIGGVLTHFAAPPVIMCAPAWGWGLAFMFATFGWKAAIAVVVNAALFTAAFSGTLKKIDAHTHQAAREDIPAWITAVHLFALVLLVMLLHHPVAFLAVFVAFLGFADAYRGHQSGLMLRQGLLVGVFLAGLVVLGPAQRWWVQALIARMDSLALYFGAVSLTAVTDNAALTYLGTLVEGLSDQNKYALLAGAVTGGGLTVIANAPNPAGYSILKHGFKDQVINPLWLLAAALVPTAVAAAVFLAFPA is encoded by the coding sequence TTGCCCGCCACGATCCTGGGCACGGCCGCCTTTGCCGCGGCGGTGGTCCACACCTTCCTGGCCGGACGATTCCTGAAGAGGTCCAGGCTCGAAAGCCCCCACCAGGGGCTGTGGCACCTCCTGGGCGAGGTGGAGGCGGTCTTCGGCTTCTGGGCCGCCGTTTTCCTGGCCCTGCTGGCCCTGGTCACGGGGCCGTCGGCCGCCATCGGCTACATCGAGTCCATCTCCTTCACCGAACCGGCTTTCGTGTTCGCGGTGATGGTCGTGGCCTCCACCAAACCAATCGTCTCGGCGGCCACCAGGGCCATCATGGGCCTGGCCGCCAGGCTCCCGCTGCCCATGGGCGTGGCCGCCTGCTTCACGGCGCTCACGGCCGGGCCGCTTCTGGGGTCGCTCATCACCGAACCGGCGGCCATGACGGTCACGGCGCTCATCCTCTACCTGGTGTTTTTCCACCACCCCCTGCCTGAAATCTTCAAATACGCCCTGGCGGGAACGCTCTTCGTCAATATCTCCATCGGCGGCGTGCTCACCCATTTCGCGGCCCCCCCGGTGATCATGTGCGCGCCCGCCTGGGGTTGGGGCCTCGCCTTCATGTTCGCCACCTTCGGCTGGAAGGCGGCCATCGCCGTGGTGGTGAACGCCGCCCTCTTCACCGCCGCGTTCTCCGGCACGCTGAAGAAAATCGACGCGCACACCCATCAGGCCGCGCGGGAGGACATTCCGGCCTGGATCACCGCCGTGCACCTGTTCGCGCTGGTCCTCCTGGTGATGCTGCTGCACCACCCCGTGGCCTTTCTGGCGGTGTTCGTGGCCTTCCTGGGCTTCGCCGACGCCTACAGGGGGCACCAGTCCGGGCTCATGCTGCGCCAGGGCCTGCTGGTGGGAGTGTTCCTGGCCGGCCTGGTGGTGCTCGGACCGGCCCAGCGCTGGTGGGTGCAGGCGCTGATTGCGCGCATGGATTCCCTGGCCCTGTACTTCGGAGCCGTGAGCCTCACCGCCGTTACGGACAACGCCGCCCTCACCTACCTGGGTACGCTGGTGGAGGGCCTCTCCGACCAGAACAAGTATGCCCTGCTGGCCGGGGCCGTCACCGGCGGCGGACTCACCGTCATCGCCAACGCCCCTAATCCGGCGGGCTACTCCATCCTCAAGCACGGCTTCAAGGACCAGGTCATAAACCCGCTGTGGCTCCTGGCCGCGGCCCTGGTCCCCACCGCCGTGGCCGCCGCGGTCTTCCTCGCCTTCCCGGCATAG
- a CDS encoding chemotaxis protein CheX yields the protein MNATDAEIAKPFVQATKHVLSTMAMIDPTPGKPYVKKNDAAAGDVSAVVGLTGDKRGSISLSFSKKCAVAIVKNMLGDDIQDIVQDAKDAVGEITNMISGQARAGLAQMGLTMQASTPTVIFGDNHTISHVSSGPVVAIPFTSEHGDFTVEFCFQ from the coding sequence ATGAACGCCACCGATGCCGAGATTGCCAAGCCGTTCGTTCAAGCCACCAAACACGTGCTTTCCACCATGGCCATGATCGATCCCACTCCCGGAAAGCCCTACGTGAAGAAAAACGACGCCGCCGCCGGGGACGTGTCCGCCGTGGTGGGCCTCACCGGCGACAAGCGGGGCAGCATCTCCCTCTCATTCTCCAAGAAGTGCGCCGTGGCCATCGTCAAGAACATGCTCGGCGACGACATCCAGGACATCGTGCAGGACGCCAAGGACGCCGTGGGCGAAATCACCAACATGATCTCCGGTCAGGCCCGCGCCGGGCTCGCCCAGATGGGCCTCACCATGCAGGCGTCCACCCCCACGGTGATTTTCGGCGACAACCACACCATCTCCCACGTCTCGTCCGGTCCGGTGGTGGCCATCCCGTTCACCTCCGAGCACGGCGACTTCACCGTGGAATTCTGTTTCCAGTAG
- a CDS encoding J domain-containing protein codes for MQSRQESATQYRNRATGYSDADWGALEKRLSDTRDLLRDILSHLRRVLDNLKTAGSHYQSTGRAWRKADSAADGYRRQWGHRQEGPAAGARNAQGTTGSSRFQSTASQSKTSASAAGSSAGSSARQTTFTGGSKTAGQSATGGAYKSTFDRQAGAGFSWSSRPKTGASASASASSAGSAGAGTSARAGAGTGTGTGAGTGSSQQRTTWTGAQGASGARSAKPGSSGTGSAGGSAWNAGSSGAAGAGRTGDAGSKERARQAGAQHERQEHRHRTTGPGGGSSYQDYKQRSHKSPLGHGRMTLTQACALLSITYPCSADDIRAAYRKQARRHHPDLGGDEEMMKSINQAYELALSWCSPLRGKTTATWAA; via the coding sequence ATGCAGAGCCGCCAAGAATCAGCGACCCAATACAGAAACCGGGCCACCGGCTACTCCGACGCCGACTGGGGAGCCCTGGAAAAACGGCTCTCCGACACCCGCGATCTCCTGCGCGACATCCTCTCGCACCTGCGCCGCGTCCTGGACAACCTCAAGACCGCCGGCAGCCACTACCAGAGCACCGGGCGAGCCTGGCGCAAAGCCGACTCCGCCGCTGACGGCTACCGCCGCCAGTGGGGGCATCGGCAGGAAGGTCCTGCCGCCGGTGCCCGAAACGCCCAGGGGACCACCGGCTCCTCCCGCTTCCAGTCCACCGCGTCCCAGTCCAAGACTTCCGCCAGCGCCGCCGGCTCCTCCGCCGGATCTTCCGCCAGGCAGACCACGTTCACGGGCGGCTCCAAAACCGCCGGACAATCCGCCACCGGCGGGGCGTACAAGTCCACCTTCGACCGGCAGGCAGGGGCGGGCTTCTCCTGGAGTTCCCGGCCCAAGACCGGCGCGTCGGCGTCGGCGTCGGCGTCGTCCGCCGGGAGCGCCGGGGCCGGAACGAGCGCCAGGGCTGGCGCCGGGACGGGCACTGGAACGGGCGCCGGAACCGGCTCCTCGCAGCAGCGCACGACCTGGACGGGCGCGCAGGGCGCGTCCGGCGCGCGGAGTGCGAAACCTGGTTCCTCCGGCACGGGCAGCGCCGGCGGATCGGCCTGGAACGCCGGGTCATCAGGGGCCGCAGGGGCGGGAAGGACGGGCGACGCGGGCTCGAAGGAGCGCGCGCGGCAGGCCGGCGCCCAGCATGAGCGCCAGGAGCACCGCCACCGCACCACCGGTCCGGGGGGGGGCTCCAGCTATCAGGACTACAAGCAGCGTTCGCACAAGTCTCCCCTGGGGCACGGCCGCATGACCCTGACCCAGGCATGCGCTCTGCTCAGCATCACCTATCCCTGCTCCGCCGACGACATCAGGGCCGCCTACCGCAAGCAGGCCCGCCGCCACCACCCTGACCTGGGCGGTGATGAAGAGATGATGAAATCCATCAACCAGGCGTACGAACTGGCGCTCTCCTGGTGTTCGCCCCTGCGCGGCAAGACCACGGCCACCTGGGCCGCCTAG
- the amrA gene encoding AmmeMemoRadiSam system protein A, translating to MDEFRFELTDTEKTYLKDVAARSIASALEGERGWCPPEPPTDTLLEPLGAFVTLNVNNCLRGCIGHIVGDKPLYLTIAEMARAAAFEDPRFPPLTTQEFPQVCIGISILGPISRCPDPELVEVGRHGLIMRQGHRQGLLLPQVPVEWKWDRETFLAQTCCKAGLPQGAWKLPATEIYWFEAVVF from the coding sequence ATGGACGAATTCAGGTTCGAACTCACCGATACGGAAAAGACCTACTTGAAGGACGTGGCCGCCCGCAGCATCGCTTCGGCCCTGGAGGGCGAGCGTGGCTGGTGCCCCCCGGAACCGCCCACGGACACGTTGCTTGAGCCCCTCGGGGCCTTCGTCACCCTGAACGTGAACAACTGCCTGCGCGGCTGCATCGGCCACATCGTGGGCGACAAGCCCCTGTACCTGACCATCGCGGAAATGGCCCGCGCCGCCGCCTTCGAGGACCCCCGCTTCCCGCCCCTGACCACGCAGGAGTTCCCCCAGGTGTGCATCGGCATCTCCATCCTGGGCCCCATCTCCCGCTGCCCTGACCCGGAACTGGTGGAGGTGGGCCGCCACGGCCTCATCATGCGCCAGGGGCACAGGCAGGGGCTTCTGCTGCCGCAGGTGCCCGTGGAATGGAAATGGGACCGCGAGACCTTCCTCGCCCAGACCTGCTGCAAGGCCGGACTGCCCCAGGGAGCCTGGAAGCTTCCCGCCACGGAGATATACTGGTTCGAGGCGGTGGTGTTTTAA
- a CDS encoding glycosyltransferase, producing the protein MPYRKTMRILCVDGPYFLRALAALGHETLSIGSSPGVDVRLTEPMTLKLLLETLSSRSFAPDALLWADTSQPPTVAGLELLPWPSIAYSIDQYMNPWHQSYSAGFDVALVAQKDYVPAFAAEHPRPARWMPLFCDPSRDRDEGLERDIPVGFVGTLDSPANPGRRPFLEAFKRLAPLVAVSGDYRPVFGRSRIVLNQSAAGEVNFRVFQAAACGAAVLTEDTGNGLRDLFTPGENLLVYERGDARGAARAALAALADPRLPDIARAGRDEVLARHGVQARSAELAAIFRELAASGAHRERLAQRDAVRARMGNAYRILALDEGLPLPKSHRRFYLELAFKNDPGYEGLTIYPASD; encoded by the coding sequence ATGCCCTACAGAAAAACCATGCGCATCCTGTGTGTGGACGGTCCCTACTTTTTGCGCGCCCTTGCGGCGCTGGGGCACGAGACGCTTTCCATCGGCTCGTCGCCGGGGGTGGACGTGCGCCTGACGGAGCCCATGACCCTCAAGCTCCTGCTGGAGACGCTTTCGTCCCGGAGCTTCGCCCCTGACGCCCTGCTCTGGGCGGACACCAGCCAGCCGCCCACCGTGGCCGGGCTCGAGCTTCTGCCCTGGCCCAGCATTGCCTACTCCATCGACCAGTACATGAATCCCTGGCACCAGTCCTACAGCGCCGGGTTCGACGTGGCCCTGGTGGCCCAGAAGGACTACGTGCCCGCCTTCGCCGCGGAGCACCCGCGCCCGGCGCGTTGGATGCCGCTGTTCTGCGATCCGTCGCGCGACCGCGACGAGGGGCTCGAGCGGGACATCCCGGTGGGGTTCGTGGGCACGCTGGACAGCCCGGCCAACCCCGGGCGCAGGCCGTTCCTGGAGGCGTTCAAGCGCCTGGCTCCCCTGGTGGCGGTGAGCGGGGACTACCGGCCGGTGTTCGGGCGCAGCCGCATCGTGCTCAACCAGTCGGCGGCGGGGGAGGTCAACTTCCGGGTGTTCCAGGCGGCCGCCTGCGGGGCGGCGGTGCTGACGGAGGACACGGGCAACGGACTTCGGGACCTGTTCACGCCGGGCGAGAACCTGCTGGTGTACGAGCGCGGCGACGCACGCGGCGCGGCGCGCGCGGCCCTGGCGGCCCTGGCCGATCCGCGCCTGCCCGATATCGCGCGAGCCGGGCGGGACGAGGTGCTGGCCCGGCACGGGGTGCAGGCGCGCTCGGCCGAGCTGGCCGCGATTTTCCGGGAGCTCGCGGCCTCCGGGGCGCACCGGGAGAGGCTCGCGCAGCGCGATGCCGTGCGGGCGCGCATGGGCAACGCCTACCGGATACTGGCCCTGGACGAGGGGCTGCCCCTGCCCAAGAGCCATCGCCGCTTCTACCTGGAGCTGGCCTTCAAGAACGACCCCGGGTACGAGGGGCTCACCATCTATCCCGCGTCGGACTGA
- a CDS encoding glycosyl transferase family 1, producing the protein MLTIATYSLDLPTYACARLRLLGPASALRGRVEMRWAAVSDGRDYAIDASAMDGADLVVFQRYFPMRETWPLVESALASGVPVVYEVDDNFLAVPEGHPMRVRLAAVEPYARRLLERADLVTVSTTELKRAFAGLAAKVEVLPNFLDERLWGHASGFGVRAGLADGPARDCPEDAPGEGPVRIVFAGTPSHLSDLAAVLPALAAVKARYGSGVELTFMGCAPEGLAALCLPFNEDYAGYAAALAALDAHIGIAPLADNAFNRCKSAVKWLEYSALGMAGVYADLPPYARVRHGETGFKAGGDPAAWEKALTALIGDPALRRDMGARARAEALGRCGLEAGAKGFFAVWQRTAHARS; encoded by the coding sequence ATGCTGACCATCGCAACCTACTCCCTGGACCTCCCCACCTACGCCTGCGCGCGCCTGCGCCTTCTGGGCCCGGCCTCGGCCCTGCGCGGCCGGGTGGAAATGCGCTGGGCGGCGGTGAGCGACGGGCGCGACTACGCCATCGACGCCTCGGCCATGGACGGCGCGGACCTCGTCGTCTTCCAGCGCTACTTCCCCATGCGGGAGACCTGGCCTCTGGTGGAGAGCGCCTTGGCCTCGGGCGTGCCCGTGGTCTACGAGGTGGACGACAACTTCCTGGCCGTGCCCGAGGGCCATCCCATGCGCGTGCGCCTGGCCGCGGTCGAGCCGTACGCCAGGCGGCTGCTCGAAAGGGCCGACCTGGTGACGGTGAGCACCACGGAGCTGAAGAGGGCCTTCGCGGGCCTGGCCGCCAAGGTGGAGGTGCTACCCAATTTCCTGGACGAGCGCCTGTGGGGGCATGCGTCGGGGTTCGGCGTCCGGGCGGGCCTGGCTGACGGCCCGGCCCGGGACTGCCCGGAGGACGCGCCAGGGGAGGGGCCGGTGCGGATCGTGTTCGCGGGCACGCCCTCCCACTTGAGCGACCTGGCGGCGGTCCTCCCGGCCCTGGCCGCGGTGAAGGCCCGGTACGGCTCCGGGGTGGAGCTCACGTTCATGGGCTGCGCTCCGGAGGGCCTGGCCGCGCTCTGCCTGCCGTTCAACGAGGATTACGCCGGATACGCGGCCGCGCTTGCGGCCCTGGACGCCCACATCGGCATCGCGCCGCTTGCGGACAACGCCTTCAACCGCTGCAAGAGCGCGGTGAAGTGGCTGGAGTATTCGGCCCTGGGCATGGCCGGGGTCTACGCGGACCTGCCCCCGTACGCCCGGGTGCGCCACGGGGAGACGGGCTTCAAGGCCGGAGGCGATCCGGCCGCGTGGGAAAAGGCCCTGACCGCCCTGATCGGGGACCCTGCCCTGCGCCGGGACATGGGAGCCAGGGCGCGCGCCGAGGCGTTGGGCCGCTGCGGCCTCGAAGCCGGTGCCAAGGGATTTTTCGCCGTGTGGCAGAGGACGGCCCATGCGCGCTCCTGA
- a CDS encoding glycosyltransferase family 2 protein gives MRAPDFDWEGLPAALRHGLVLGGVGKPHLAELARLALESPATARLGLDILLAAWEAGPLDGGLAGLLAGLDARARFLDPRVRAAVDACAGNWRAPDQPGDSGVVAAMAQMAARRAHGELLALLMDRFREDPGNLFWRQHLLDLAYLLGHREAAGRCLDAPWPSGLKAVRDKCRGDVLFQGGDFEQAARSYGAARLLRPARARLGQCFFRLGRLAEAAGQWRAAASQAPWNANLILRLYDRLAGHDLPDDPLPGRVVVCLYTSGKAREVDETLAALFASELGGARVVVLDNGSSDGTAQALAAWKDRAGERLEVVCLPVNVGAPAARNWLMRHPAVAGSDFTAYLDDDALVPPDWARLLGRAVSSYPDAGVWGCKVVDLAQTGRIQSADINLLEDADGLPAFSSLCSQDLDFGQFDAVRPCLSVTGCFHLFRTPVLMECGDFDIRFSPTQYDDLDHDLRLWGMGRAAVCQGHLAVRHARLSGSLLRQDPQATANSEANLKKLAAKHPPEERRRLREAVQTALLGDLRAKTAALADG, from the coding sequence ATGCGCGCTCCTGATTTCGACTGGGAGGGGCTTCCCGCCGCCCTGCGCCACGGTCTCGTGCTGGGCGGGGTGGGCAAGCCGCACCTGGCGGAACTGGCCCGCCTGGCTCTGGAATCCCCGGCCACGGCGCGCCTGGGGCTGGATATTCTGCTGGCGGCCTGGGAGGCCGGCCCGCTGGACGGCGGCCTGGCCGGGCTCCTGGCCGGCCTGGACGCCAGGGCGCGTTTTCTGGACCCCCGGGTGCGCGCGGCGGTGGACGCCTGTGCCGGGAACTGGCGCGCGCCGGATCAGCCTGGAGACTCCGGCGTCGTGGCGGCCATGGCCCAGATGGCCGCGCGCCGGGCGCACGGCGAGCTGCTCGCCCTGCTCATGGACCGCTTCAGGGAAGACCCCGGCAATCTCTTCTGGCGGCAGCACCTGCTGGACCTGGCCTACCTGCTGGGCCACCGGGAGGCGGCCGGCCGCTGCCTGGACGCCCCCTGGCCGTCCGGCCTGAAGGCCGTGCGGGACAAGTGCCGGGGGGACGTGCTCTTCCAGGGCGGAGACTTCGAGCAGGCGGCGCGTTCCTACGGAGCGGCGCGGCTCCTGCGCCCGGCCAGGGCGCGGCTGGGGCAGTGCTTTTTCAGGCTGGGCAGGCTCGCCGAGGCGGCCGGGCAGTGGCGCGCGGCAGCTTCGCAGGCCCCCTGGAACGCCAACCTGATCCTGCGCCTGTACGACCGGCTGGCCGGGCACGACCTGCCGGATGATCCCCTGCCAGGGCGCGTGGTGGTCTGCCTGTACACCAGCGGCAAGGCCCGGGAGGTGGACGAGACGCTGGCGGCCCTGTTCGCCTCGGAACTGGGCGGGGCCAGGGTCGTGGTCCTGGACAACGGCAGCTCGGACGGCACCGCCCAGGCGCTGGCCGCCTGGAAGGACCGCGCCGGGGAGCGACTGGAGGTGGTTTGCCTGCCAGTGAACGTGGGCGCGCCCGCCGCGCGCAACTGGCTCATGCGCCACCCGGCGGTGGCGGGCAGCGACTTCACGGCCTACCTGGACGACGACGCCCTGGTGCCGCCGGACTGGGCGCGCCTCCTGGGGCGCGCCGTATCGAGCTATCCTGACGCCGGGGTGTGGGGCTGCAAGGTGGTGGACCTGGCCCAGACCGGGCGCATCCAGAGCGCGGACATCAACCTGCTGGAGGACGCGGACGGGCTCCCGGCCTTCTCCTCGCTGTGCTCCCAGGACCTGGACTTCGGCCAGTTCGACGCCGTGCGCCCCTGCCTGTCTGTCACGGGGTGCTTCCACCTGTTCAGGACCCCGGTCCTCATGGAGTGCGGCGACTTCGACATCCGTTTCTCCCCCACCCAGTACGACGACCTGGACCACGACCTGCGCCTGTGGGGCATGGGCCGCGCGGCGGTCTGCCAGGGGCACCTGGCGGTGCGTCACGCCAGGCTCTCCGGGTCGCTCCTGCGTCAGGACCCCCAGGCCACGGCCAACAGCGAGGCCAACCTGAAAAAGCTCGCGGCCAAGCATCCCCCCGAGGAGCGCAGGCGCCTGCGCGAGGCCGTGCAAACCGCGCTTCTGGGCGACCTGCGGGCCAAGACCGCAGCCCTGGCGGACGGTTAG
- a CDS encoding diguanylate cyclase domain-containing protein encodes MPIWNVLELSFDPACLANSNGRLLHVNGAFQDMLGIGQEELSSVSLPELVGQAGFADISRNAEAGTSLFRRLKVRAKDGTFLPAEAHCLRLPETGELAMVLRPTASYSPVEGAEHMALHDALTGLPNRVLLLDRMHQTLARTKRHGDFAAVVFIDLDGFKPINDTYGHECGDEVLKVTAMRLSQTLRGDDTAARIGGDEFVMVLGELRNGLHAGLTGNRVIKSITQPIAWNGVSVRVSASLGIAVAPTDGMEPEILLKKADEAMYVAKKSGKNGYSFFNESSYFE; translated from the coding sequence ATGCCCATCTGGAACGTCCTCGAGCTGAGCTTCGATCCCGCCTGCCTCGCCAATTCCAACGGCCGCTTGCTCCATGTCAACGGCGCGTTCCAGGACATGCTGGGCATCGGCCAGGAGGAACTGTCCAGCGTCTCGCTGCCGGAACTTGTGGGACAGGCGGGGTTTGCGGACATCTCCAGGAACGCCGAGGCCGGGACGTCGCTCTTCAGGCGCCTGAAGGTCCGGGCCAAGGACGGAACCTTCCTGCCCGCGGAGGCCCACTGCCTGCGGCTGCCGGAAACGGGCGAGCTGGCCATGGTGCTCAGGCCCACGGCGTCCTACTCGCCTGTCGAGGGCGCGGAGCACATGGCCCTGCACGACGCCCTCACGGGGCTGCCCAACCGGGTGCTTCTGCTGGACCGCATGCACCAGACCCTGGCCCGCACCAAGCGCCATGGTGATTTCGCGGCGGTGGTGTTCATCGACCTGGACGGGTTCAAGCCCATCAACGACACCTACGGGCACGAGTGCGGCGACGAGGTGCTCAAGGTCACGGCGATGCGGCTTTCGCAGACGCTGCGCGGCGACGACACGGCGGCGCGCATCGGCGGGGACGAATTCGTCATGGTGCTGGGAGAGCTTCGCAACGGGCTCCACGCCGGGCTCACGGGCAATCGGGTGATAAAATCCATCACCCAGCCCATCGCCTGGAACGGCGTGTCCGTGAGGGTGAGCGCGAGCCTGGGCATCGCCGTGGCCCCCACAGACGGCATGGAACCGGAAATCCTTCTCAAGAAGGCCGACGAGGCCATGTACGTGGCCAAGAAGTCAGGCAAGAACGGTTACTCTTTCTTCAACGAATCTAGTTATTTCGAGTAG
- a CDS encoding protein phosphatase CheZ, which yields MDAANLDALAAQLTERFKPFIREAVREAVREELAQVAGKHLGGEDFFRHLNEEIMGRLGDIYREISSFQGPGAAQANPENVAQAGELMVEASQRLDQVIQATEKATFEIIALVERNMSSPDELIAMFQKGVCDQESKETATRLCQKLSEDLIEIMTCLSFQDLTGQRIKRVIDMLGKVQGMVAELYVSTGILMKAQEREPGQPLEELKKDAKAKVSQSEVDDLLAQLNF from the coding sequence ATGGACGCAGCCAACCTGGACGCCCTCGCGGCGCAGCTGACCGAGCGTTTCAAGCCCTTCATCCGCGAGGCCGTGCGCGAGGCCGTGCGCGAGGAGCTGGCCCAGGTGGCGGGCAAGCACCTGGGCGGCGAGGACTTCTTCAGGCATCTGAACGAAGAGATCATGGGGAGGCTCGGCGACATCTACCGCGAGATATCCTCTTTCCAAGGTCCCGGGGCGGCCCAGGCCAACCCGGAGAACGTGGCCCAAGCCGGGGAGCTCATGGTGGAGGCGTCCCAGCGCCTGGACCAGGTCATCCAGGCTACGGAAAAGGCCACCTTCGAGATCATCGCCCTGGTGGAGCGCAACATGTCCTCCCCGGACGAGCTCATCGCCATGTTCCAGAAGGGGGTCTGCGACCAGGAATCCAAGGAGACCGCCACCAGGCTGTGCCAGAAGCTCTCCGAGGACCTGATCGAGATCATGACCTGCCTCTCCTTCCAGGATCTTACCGGCCAGCGCATCAAGCGGGTCATCGACATGCTGGGCAAGGTGCAGGGCATGGTGGCCGAACTCTACGTGTCCACCGGCATCCTGATGAAGGCCCAGGAGCGGGAGCCCGGCCAGCCCCTGGAGGAGCTCAAGAAGGACGCCAAGGCCAAGGTGTCCCAGTCCGAGGTGGACGACCTGCTGGCCCAGCTCAACTTCTAG